A stretch of Vigna angularis cultivar LongXiaoDou No.4 chromosome 4, ASM1680809v1, whole genome shotgun sequence DNA encodes these proteins:
- the LOC108330905 gene encoding glutaredoxin-C4 has protein sequence MAASYARLTVAALVLIALTPTFPQSSVSASSVGKFVDETINSHKIVIFSKTYCPYCKRAKALFKELKQVPHVVELDEREDGSKIQDVLINIVGRRTVPQVFVNGQHLGGSDDTAASYESGHLHKLLGIKSEGHDDL, from the exons ATGGCTGCATCGTATGCAAGACTTACTGTAGCAGCGTTGGTTCTGATAGCTTTGACACCAACCTTTCCGCAATCTTCAGTTTCAGCTTCATCTGTGGGTAAATTCGTTGACGAAACCATCAATTCCCACAAGATCGTCATTTTCTCCAAGACCTATTGCCC GTACTGCAAGAGAGCGAAAGCTTTATTCAAAGAGTTGAAACAGGTTCCACATGTTGTTGAGCTTGATGAGAGAG AGGATGGTTCAAAGATTCAGGATGTCTTGATTAATATTGTTGGGAGGCGTACTGTGCCACAAGTTTTCGTTAATGGACAGCACCTTGGAGGCTCAGATG ATACCGCTGCATCTTACGAAAGTGGACATCTGCATAAACTTCTAGGAATTAAGTCAGAGGGTCATGATGATCTGTGA